A genome region from Dickeya dadantii NCPPB 898 includes the following:
- a CDS encoding FMN-dependent NADH-azoreductase, which translates to MSKVLVLKSSILADFSQSNQLADHFTASWQAAHPADTITVRDLAAKPVPVLDGELVGALRPSDKPLTPRQQDALALSDELIAELQAHDVIVLAAPMYNFNIPTQLKNYFDFIARAGVTFRYTEQGPEGLVKGKRALVLTSRGGIHKDAPSDLLTPYLRLFLGFIGISDVEFVFAEGFGYGPDMAQKALLGAKEELSQLASA; encoded by the coding sequence ATGAGCAAAGTACTCGTCCTGAAATCAAGTATTCTGGCTGACTTTTCCCAGTCTAACCAGTTGGCCGATCACTTTACCGCCTCCTGGCAGGCGGCCCACCCGGCCGACACCATCACCGTGCGCGACCTGGCGGCCAAGCCGGTACCGGTGCTGGATGGCGAGCTGGTTGGCGCGCTGCGTCCTTCCGACAAACCGTTGACGCCGCGTCAGCAGGACGCGCTGGCCCTGTCTGACGAGCTGATTGCCGAACTGCAGGCTCATGATGTCATCGTGCTGGCCGCCCCAATGTACAACTTCAACATCCCGACCCAACTGAAGAACTATTTCGATTTCATCGCCCGCGCCGGCGTGACGTTCCGCTACACCGAGCAGGGTCCGGAAGGTCTGGTGAAAGGCAAACGCGCACTGGTGCTGACCAGCCGTGGCGGTATCCACAAAGACGCGCCGAGCGATCTGCTGACACCGTACCTGCGTCTGTTCCTGGGTTTCATCGGTATCAGCGACGTGGAATTCGTGTTTGCGGAAGGTTTCGGTTACGGCCCGGATATGGCGCAGAAAGCACTGCTGGGTGCTAAAGAAGAGCTGTCCCAGTTGGCGTCTGCGTAA
- a CDS encoding YdbH family protein, which produces MLKLMRYAGWLAALVFVLALGVATACWTMPRWLPVLLRPYLPVGVSLVMQASPGWRQGGFWLPDVQLRLAQCQPATLSGLLVRYREGRWQLEAESLTLDAACLRQWPVSSNMTVPLLAQWQQWLPQAELMLHRVAITPWLTQVGSLQLSTDASRQQLRIQSDQLQVQAELHGAALTLQQGQMRATTAHPPLQINGAMQLAPALNQLPEQGEVQGQQLPLWLPEPASATLRWHGNQGELTVGVASMAEPLLTLPWQVSDGNLRIYDGRWRWPYASQPLTGGIALTLYDVLSLHDPLRLEARLNVLTQGHNGRANAVLSLGPGQLGLTDSDIRFQLTGQANLPDLSIFASLPGTVKGAVLDPTVVLLPGSLLRAWGAPRPTVTLEEARWPLAGIQVTRRGVSGRLQAIVKVRDSYWGRFRLHLDGKAQQFWPDSGDWRWRYWGEGHLPPLQGSWDIAGHGRWQDDLIEVESLSSGLNQLRYGVVTVDQPRLTLTEPLRWRRDPAAASLRGALRLAAKQVNLQGAGMLPATELTVDIRGRNPHDFLWRGQLQADPVGPIQLNGRWDGKRLRGNGWWSPQPLRVFQSLLPPAWQLAIRTGQFYAQTAFSAARGQGFRAGGHWVVKNGGAWLEDGELSGVNFVLPYRFENHRWQLGISQPVTLRVNRLDSLFPIRNIDVQVYGAYPYSERHPLTLAQLDLDVLDGHLSLSPLRLPAHDAAVLRLQGIDLGELVAGLKAKKLAMSGRVSGVLPLNFSHPSMLVQDGKLTNDTPLTVQLDPQLADQLAQNSVANAAAVAWLRYMEIGRSWVTLNLSQRGELSLVSRITGHSVMDDQSRRDIVLNYRQQENIFQLWHSLRFGDNLKASLEQQAAE; this is translated from the coding sequence ATGCTGAAGTTAATGCGCTATGCAGGCTGGCTGGCAGCGCTGGTGTTCGTGCTGGCGCTGGGGGTGGCGACCGCCTGCTGGACCATGCCGCGCTGGCTGCCGGTGTTGCTGCGGCCCTATTTGCCCGTCGGGGTCAGCCTCGTGATGCAGGCATCGCCGGGCTGGCGGCAAGGCGGATTCTGGCTGCCGGATGTGCAACTGCGTCTGGCGCAGTGCCAGCCGGCCACGCTGTCGGGCCTGCTGGTTCGCTATCGGGAAGGACGCTGGCAACTGGAGGCGGAGTCGCTGACGCTGGATGCGGCTTGCCTGCGGCAGTGGCCGGTTTCTTCCAATATGACGGTGCCGTTGCTGGCGCAGTGGCAACAGTGGTTGCCGCAAGCCGAGCTGATGCTACATCGCGTTGCGATTACACCCTGGCTGACGCAGGTCGGCAGCCTGCAACTCTCTACCGACGCGTCGCGTCAGCAACTCCGAATTCAGAGCGATCAGCTACAGGTGCAGGCGGAACTGCACGGTGCCGCGCTGACGCTGCAACAAGGTCAGATGCGCGCCACGACGGCGCATCCGCCATTGCAGATCAACGGCGCGATGCAACTGGCGCCGGCGCTCAACCAACTGCCGGAGCAGGGCGAAGTGCAGGGGCAGCAGTTGCCGTTGTGGTTACCGGAGCCGGCCAGCGCCACACTGCGCTGGCATGGTAATCAGGGCGAACTGACGGTCGGCGTGGCGTCGATGGCGGAGCCTTTGCTGACGTTGCCGTGGCAGGTGAGCGACGGCAACCTGCGCATCTACGATGGCCGCTGGCGCTGGCCGTACGCCAGCCAGCCGCTGACAGGCGGCATAGCGTTGACGCTGTATGACGTGTTGAGTTTGCACGATCCGCTGCGACTGGAAGCGCGGCTTAATGTTCTGACGCAAGGGCATAACGGTCGCGCCAACGCGGTGTTGTCGTTGGGGCCTGGTCAGTTGGGGCTGACCGACAGCGATATCCGTTTTCAGCTTACCGGGCAGGCGAATCTTCCCGATCTGTCGATTTTCGCGTCGTTGCCGGGAACGGTGAAAGGCGCCGTGCTGGATCCCACCGTGGTGCTGTTGCCCGGCTCGCTATTACGGGCCTGGGGCGCGCCGCGCCCGACGGTGACGCTGGAAGAGGCGCGCTGGCCGCTGGCCGGCATCCAGGTCACCCGACGGGGCGTCAGTGGCCGGTTGCAGGCGATTGTGAAAGTGCGCGATAGCTATTGGGGGCGTTTCCGGCTGCATCTGGATGGCAAAGCGCAACAGTTCTGGCCCGATAGCGGCGACTGGCGCTGGCGTTACTGGGGGGAAGGGCATCTGCCGCCGTTGCAGGGGAGCTGGGATATCGCCGGGCATGGCCGCTGGCAGGATGACCTGATTGAGGTCGAGTCCTTATCCAGCGGCCTGAACCAGCTGCGTTACGGCGTGGTGACGGTTGATCAGCCGCGGCTGACGCTGACCGAACCGCTGCGCTGGCGACGTGACCCGGCGGCGGCTTCGCTACGCGGCGCATTAAGACTGGCGGCGAAACAGGTGAATTTGCAGGGTGCCGGCATGTTGCCCGCCACCGAACTGACGGTGGATATTCGTGGGCGCAATCCGCACGACTTCCTGTGGCGCGGGCAGTTGCAGGCGGATCCAGTCGGTCCGATCCAGCTCAACGGCCGTTGGGACGGGAAGCGCCTGCGCGGCAACGGCTGGTGGTCGCCTCAGCCATTACGGGTGTTCCAGTCGTTGCTGCCGCCAGCCTGGCAACTGGCGATTCGCACCGGTCAGTTTTACGCGCAAACCGCATTTTCCGCCGCTCGCGGCCAGGGATTCCGCGCCGGTGGCCATTGGGTGGTGAAAAACGGCGGCGCCTGGCTGGAGGATGGCGAGCTCAGCGGGGTCAATTTTGTGCTGCCGTACCGGTTTGAAAACCACCGCTGGCAACTGGGGATTTCCCAGCCGGTGACATTGCGCGTCAACCGGCTGGATAGCTTGTTCCCGATACGGAATATCGACGTGCAGGTGTATGGCGCCTATCCCTACAGCGAGCGTCACCCGTTGACGCTGGCGCAGTTGGATCTTGACGTGCTGGACGGCCACCTGTCGTTGTCGCCGTTGCGTCTACCCGCTCATGACGCTGCGGTATTACGGCTGCAGGGTATCGATCTCGGCGAGCTGGTCGCTGGCTTAAAGGCGAAAAAACTGGCGATGTCCGGCCGGGTTAGCGGGGTGTTGCCGCTGAATTTCAGTCATCCTTCGATGCTGGTGCAGGACGGCAAACTGACTAATGACACACCGCTGACCGTACAGCTGGACCCGCAACTGGCCGACCAACTGGCGCAGAACAGCGTCGCCAACGCCGCGGCGGTGGCCTGGCTGCGCTATATGGAGATTGGGCGATCCTGGGTCACGCTGAATCTCAGCCAGCGCGGCGAGTTGTCGCTGGTGTCGCGCATCACCGGTCACAGCGTGATGGATGACCAGTCACGGCGCGACATTGTGCTGAATTACCGCCAGCAGGAGAACATTTTCCAGCTGTGGCACAGCCTGCGCTTTGGCGATAACCTGAAGGCATCGCTGGAACAGCAGGCCGCGGAGTAA
- the hrpA gene encoding ATP-dependent RNA helicase HrpA: MTSPLHALEPQLNVLMLRDRQRLRRRLQGAMKVGNPQAQVSIAQEIGQEIEAARLRVEQRRASLPAIRYPEALPVSQKREAILSAIRDHQVVIVAGETGSGKTTQLPKMCLELGRGVTGLIGHTQPRRLAARSVADRIAAELETPLGSTVGYKVRFNDQVGDNTLVKLMTDGILLAEIQQDRLLMQYDTLIIDEAHERSLNIDFILGYLKQLLPKRPDLKVIITSATIDPQRFSRHFSNAPIIEVSGRTYPVDVRYRPVVEDAQDSDRDQLQAILDAVDELCREGPGDILVFMSGEREIRDTADALNKQDLPHTEILPLYARLSNQEQNRVFQSHHGRRIVLATNVAETSLTVPGIRYVIDPGTARISRYSYRTKVQRLPIEPVSQASANQRKGRCGRVAAGICIRLYSEQDFLSRPPFTDPEILRTNLASVILQMTALGLGDIAAFPFVEAPDKRNIQDGVRLLEELSALQSSEDGHYRLTPQGRQLAQLPIDPRLARMVLEARQTSCVREVMVITAALSIQDPRERPVEKKQAAEEKHRRFADKESDFLAFVNLWDYLQEQQKALSSSQFRKLCRSDYLNYLRVREWQDIYTQLRQVVKELGFPVNSEPADYRSLHGALLTGLLSHIGQKDVEKQEFSGARNTRFAIFPGSGLFKKPPKWTIVAELVETSRLWGRIAARIEPEWVEPLAQHLIKRSYSEPHWEKAQGAVMAQEKVTLYGLPLVAARKVNYGAIDPVVSRELFIRHALVEGDWQTQHAFFRANQKLRSEVEELENKSRRRDILVDDETLFAFYDQRLPHDVVSSRHFDNWWKQASKTDPEQLNFEKAMLIKDGAERVSALDYPNHWQQGELRLRLTYQFEPGADADGVTVHIPLPVLNQVKEDGFEWQIPGLRSEVVVALIKSLPKPIRRNFVPAPNYAEAFLARVTPLEKGLLDALERELRLMTGVTVDREAWQWEQVPDHLKMTFRVVDEKSRALREGKSLRALKDQLQEKVQQTLSAVADDGIEQRDLHIWSFGDLPERYEQKRGGYAVKAYPALVDEKDSVAIRLFDTPHQQQQMMWRGQRRLLLLNIPSPIKYLHEKLPNKAKLGLYFNPYGKVLELIDDCIACGVDQLMTVAGGPVWQEDAFRQLHERVRAELNDTVVDIARQVEQILTTVFNINKRLKGRVDMALALALSDIKSQMSGLVFRGFVTDNGWKRLPDVLRYLQAIERRLDKLAQDVHRDRAQMLKVEQVQQAWQQWLNKLPPERREDDDVKAIRWMIEELRVSYFAQQLGTPYPVSDKRILQAMAQIEG, from the coding sequence GTGACATCACCCCTCCATGCGTTAGAACCTCAGCTCAATGTGCTAATGCTGCGCGACCGGCAACGCCTGCGCCGCCGTCTGCAAGGCGCGATGAAAGTGGGAAATCCACAGGCACAGGTTTCGATTGCGCAGGAAATCGGCCAGGAGATCGAGGCCGCGCGCCTGCGAGTGGAGCAGCGCAGGGCGTCGTTGCCGGCGATACGTTACCCGGAAGCATTGCCGGTCAGCCAGAAACGCGAGGCGATCCTCAGCGCCATTCGCGATCATCAGGTGGTGATCGTGGCCGGGGAAACCGGCTCGGGCAAAACCACCCAGTTGCCGAAGATGTGTCTGGAACTGGGGCGCGGCGTCACCGGGTTGATCGGCCATACTCAGCCGCGCCGGCTGGCGGCCCGCAGCGTGGCGGATCGCATCGCGGCGGAGCTGGAGACGCCGCTGGGTAGCACGGTGGGTTACAAGGTGCGATTTAACGATCAGGTCGGCGACAACACGCTGGTCAAACTGATGACGGACGGTATTCTGCTGGCGGAGATTCAGCAGGACAGGCTGTTGATGCAGTACGACACGCTGATCATCGACGAGGCGCACGAACGCAGTCTCAACATCGACTTTATTCTCGGCTACCTCAAACAGCTATTGCCCAAACGGCCGGACCTCAAGGTCATCATTACCTCGGCTACCATCGATCCGCAGCGTTTTTCACGGCACTTTAGCAACGCGCCGATCATCGAAGTCTCTGGGCGAACCTATCCGGTGGATGTTCGTTACCGGCCGGTGGTGGAAGACGCGCAGGACAGCGACCGCGACCAGTTGCAGGCGATTCTGGATGCGGTGGATGAACTCTGTCGCGAAGGGCCGGGCGATATTCTGGTGTTCATGAGCGGCGAGCGGGAAATACGCGATACCGCCGACGCGCTGAATAAACAGGATTTGCCGCATACCGAAATTTTGCCGCTGTACGCGCGGCTCTCCAATCAGGAACAGAACCGGGTGTTCCAGTCTCATCACGGGCGGCGCATCGTGCTGGCGACCAACGTAGCGGAAACCTCGCTGACGGTGCCGGGCATTCGTTACGTGATTGACCCCGGTACCGCGCGCATCAGCCGCTACAGCTACCGCACCAAGGTGCAGCGGCTGCCGATCGAGCCGGTGTCGCAGGCTTCCGCCAACCAGCGCAAAGGACGTTGCGGCCGTGTGGCGGCAGGCATCTGCATCCGGCTCTATTCCGAGCAGGATTTTCTCTCCCGACCGCCGTTTACCGACCCGGAGATTTTGCGCACCAACCTGGCGTCGGTCATTTTGCAGATGACGGCGTTGGGGCTGGGCGATATCGCGGCGTTTCCGTTTGTTGAAGCGCCGGACAAGCGCAACATTCAGGATGGGGTGCGGCTGCTGGAAGAGCTGAGCGCGCTCCAGAGCAGCGAGGACGGTCATTACCGGTTGACGCCGCAGGGGCGCCAACTGGCGCAGTTGCCTATCGACCCGCGGCTGGCGCGCATGGTGCTGGAAGCGCGCCAGACCAGCTGCGTGCGCGAGGTGATGGTCATCACCGCGGCGTTGTCGATTCAAGACCCACGCGAGCGCCCGGTAGAGAAAAAGCAGGCGGCGGAGGAGAAACACCGTCGTTTCGCCGATAAAGAGTCCGATTTCCTGGCCTTCGTCAACCTGTGGGATTACCTGCAAGAGCAGCAGAAAGCGCTGTCGTCCAGCCAGTTTCGTAAACTGTGCCGCAGCGATTACCTCAACTACCTGCGGGTGCGGGAATGGCAGGATATCTACACCCAACTGCGTCAGGTGGTAAAAGAACTGGGCTTCCCGGTCAATAGCGAACCGGCGGATTACCGTAGCCTGCACGGCGCGTTACTGACCGGGCTGCTGTCCCACATCGGGCAAAAAGATGTTGAGAAACAGGAATTCAGTGGAGCGCGCAACACCCGTTTCGCCATTTTCCCCGGCTCGGGGCTGTTCAAAAAGCCGCCGAAGTGGACCATCGTAGCGGAACTGGTGGAAACCAGCCGCCTGTGGGGGCGCATCGCCGCTCGCATCGAACCGGAATGGGTTGAACCGCTGGCGCAGCATCTGATCAAACGCAGCTACAGCGAGCCGCACTGGGAGAAAGCGCAGGGTGCGGTGATGGCGCAGGAAAAGGTCACGCTGTACGGTCTGCCGCTGGTGGCGGCCCGTAAGGTGAACTACGGCGCCATCGACCCGGTGGTGTCGCGCGAGCTGTTCATTCGCCATGCGCTGGTGGAAGGCGACTGGCAGACCCAGCACGCGTTTTTCCGCGCCAATCAGAAACTGCGATCGGAAGTGGAGGAACTGGAGAACAAGTCCCGTCGTCGCGACATTCTGGTGGATGACGAGACGCTGTTTGCGTTCTACGACCAGCGTCTTCCCCACGATGTGGTATCGAGCCGTCATTTCGACAACTGGTGGAAACAGGCGTCGAAAACCGACCCGGAGCAGCTGAATTTCGAGAAGGCAATGCTGATCAAAGACGGGGCGGAACGCGTCAGCGCGCTGGATTATCCGAACCATTGGCAGCAGGGCGAGCTGCGTTTGCGTCTCACCTATCAGTTCGAACCGGGGGCGGACGCCGACGGCGTCACCGTGCATATTCCGCTGCCGGTGTTGAATCAGGTAAAAGAGGACGGATTCGAATGGCAGATCCCAGGACTGCGCAGTGAGGTGGTGGTGGCGCTGATCAAATCGCTGCCCAAACCGATACGGCGCAACTTCGTGCCGGCGCCCAACTATGCCGAAGCGTTTCTGGCGCGGGTGACACCGCTGGAGAAAGGGCTGCTGGACGCGCTGGAGCGTGAACTGCGGCTGATGACCGGCGTGACGGTCGACCGTGAAGCCTGGCAGTGGGAACAGGTGCCCGATCACCTGAAAATGACCTTCCGGGTGGTGGACGAGAAAAGCCGTGCGCTACGGGAAGGCAAGAGTCTGCGGGCGTTGAAAGATCAGTTGCAGGAGAAGGTGCAGCAAACGCTGTCGGCGGTGGCGGATGACGGCATCGAACAGCGCGATCTGCATATCTGGAGTTTTGGCGATTTGCCGGAGCGTTACGAGCAGAAACGCGGCGGTTACGCGGTAAAAGCCTACCCGGCGCTGGTGGATGAGAAAGACAGCGTGGCGATACGTCTGTTCGATACACCGCACCAGCAGCAACAGATGATGTGGCGCGGTCAGCGCCGGCTGCTGTTGCTGAACATTCCGTCTCCCATCAAGTATCTGCACGAAAAGCTGCCTAACAAGGCCAAGCTGGGGCTGTATTTCAACCCCTACGGCAAGGTGCTGGAGCTGATCGACGATTGCATCGCCTGCGGCGTGGACCAGTTGATGACGGTAGCGGGCGGCCCGGTGTGGCAGGAAGACGCTTTCCGTCAGTTGCACGAGCGAGTACGGGCGGAACTGAACGATACGGTGGTGGATATCGCCCGGCAGGTGGAGCAGATTTTAACCACAGTATTCAATATCAACAAACGGCTCAAAGGTCGGGTGGATATGGCGCTGGCGTTGGCCTTGAGCGACATCAAAAGCCAGATGAGCGGGCTGGTGTTCCGCGGTTTCGTGACTGACAACGGCTGGAAACGGCTGCCGGATGTGCTGCGCTATCTGCAGGCCATCGAGCGTCGGCTGGATAAACTGGCGCAGGATGTCCATCGCGATCGCGCGCAAATGCTGAAAGTGGAGCAGGTGCAGCAAGCCTGGCAGCAGTGGCTGAACAAGCTGCCGCCGGAGCGACGGGAAGACGACGACGTAAAAGCGATCCGTTGGATGATCGAAGAACTGCGCGTCAGCTACTTCGCCCAGCAGCTCGGCACGCCTTATCCGGTTTCCGATAAACGCATTTTGCAGGCGATGGCGCAGATTGAGGGATAA
- a CDS encoding 2-hydroxyacid dehydrogenase, which produces MKLAIYSTKQYDRKYLEQVNQQFGYELEFFDFMLSPRTVKMAAGCDAVCIFVNDEAGREVLTELANTGINILALRCAGFNNVDLDAARELGIQVVRVPAYSPEAVAEHAVGMMMSLNRRIHRAYQRTRDANFSLEGLIGFNMYQRTAGVIGTGKIGIATLRILKGFGMTLLAHDPYPNPQALELGAEYVDLDTLYARSDVISLHCPLTQENHHLLDRDAFSRMKNGVMIINTSRGGLIDSQAAIDALKQQKIGSLGMDVYENERDLFFSDKSNDVIQDDVFRRLSACHNVLFTGHQAFLTEEALTSISETTLHNIKQLREGTPCANLVNP; this is translated from the coding sequence ATGAAGCTGGCGATTTACAGTACCAAACAGTATGACCGCAAATACCTTGAGCAGGTGAATCAGCAGTTTGGGTATGAGCTGGAGTTTTTCGATTTCATGCTCAGCCCGCGCACCGTCAAAATGGCTGCCGGCTGCGATGCTGTCTGCATCTTTGTCAACGACGAAGCCGGTCGCGAGGTGCTGACGGAGCTGGCGAACACCGGCATCAACATACTGGCACTGCGCTGCGCCGGTTTTAACAACGTCGATCTGGACGCCGCCCGCGAACTGGGGATCCAGGTGGTGCGCGTGCCGGCCTACTCGCCGGAAGCGGTGGCGGAACACGCGGTAGGGATGATGATGAGCCTGAACCGCCGCATTCACCGCGCCTATCAACGCACCCGCGACGCCAATTTCTCGCTGGAAGGACTGATTGGCTTCAACATGTATCAGCGCACCGCCGGGGTGATAGGCACCGGCAAAATCGGTATCGCCACCCTGCGCATCCTCAAAGGATTCGGCATGACGCTGTTGGCGCACGACCCTTACCCGAATCCGCAGGCGCTGGAACTGGGCGCGGAGTATGTCGATCTCGATACCCTGTACGCCAGGTCGGACGTGATTTCGCTGCACTGCCCGCTGACGCAGGAGAATCACCACCTGCTCGACCGCGACGCGTTTTCGCGCATGAAAAACGGGGTGATGATCATCAATACCAGCCGCGGAGGGCTGATTGACTCTCAGGCGGCGATCGACGCGCTGAAACAGCAAAAAATCGGTTCATTGGGCATGGATGTTTATGAAAACGAACGCGATCTGTTCTTTAGCGACAAATCCAACGACGTGATTCAGGACGATGTGTTCCGCCGGCTTTCCGCCTGTCATAACGTGCTGTTTACCGGCCATCAGGCCTTTTTGACGGAAGAAGCGCTGACCAGCATCTCCGAAACCACGCTGCACAATATTAAACAGCTTCGCGAAGGCACGCCCTGCGCTAATCTGGTCAATCCCTGA
- a CDS encoding YnbE family lipoprotein — protein sequence MKTACVAMAAVLLTGCTPRIEVAAPKEPITINMNVHIEHDIHIRTDKETVQLLEKSDNRVGDQIKKSAPSDTQEKDRPQGKKQED from the coding sequence ATGAAAACTGCCTGTGTCGCAATGGCTGCCGTGTTGCTGACCGGTTGCACCCCGCGCATTGAGGTGGCGGCACCGAAAGAACCGATCACCATCAACATGAATGTGCACATTGAGCACGACATCCACATCCGTACGGATAAAGAGACGGTGCAACTGCTGGAAAAGTCAGATAACCGCGTGGGCGATCAAATAAAGAAAAGCGCGCCGAGCGACACGCAAGAAAAAGACAGACCGCAAGGTAAAAAACAGGAAGACTAA
- a CDS encoding putative hemolysin: MTMPQWLVVGATLMLVACSGGQTESAQVQESVAPQRATWQGQGTPAEVNCTLAGGRMGVSRQLSGASIGTCLLANGKRCSEAALMSGSCPAG; this comes from the coding sequence ATGACTATGCCGCAATGGCTGGTGGTGGGCGCCACCCTGATGCTGGTGGCTTGCAGTGGCGGACAAACGGAGTCGGCGCAGGTTCAGGAATCGGTAGCGCCGCAGCGCGCGACGTGGCAAGGGCAGGGCACGCCGGCGGAGGTGAACTGTACGCTGGCGGGTGGGCGCATGGGGGTTTCGCGTCAACTGAGCGGGGCGAGCATCGGCACCTGTTTGCTGGCTAATGGCAAGCGTTGCTCCGAAGCGGCGCTGATGAGCGGCAGCTGCCCGGCGGGTTAA
- a CDS encoding methyl-accepting chemotaxis protein: MRKNYPVSQRQYPLDARIKLMSVTTPDSHITYANADFIKVSGYEPEELMNQPHNIIRHPDMPPSAFADMWNTLKAGKIWTGVVKNRRKNGDHYWVRSSTTPLKRDGKLMGYMSVRTAATAEEISQAEALYAQVNQGILKNRAFHHGLLVYTGPLKWLSLFKTMPLRWRIRSYFGLLGLLPLAVAFALLPKTALVWGLFAALIAFACLFCELLVQHVARPVEQILEQAMRSAAGQANSLTQLNRADEIGMLMRAVNQSGMNFRTFVDDVNSNLQELKTACSEIAQGNHILAECCEKTEESLQQTAASVEQLTATIKSNADASLRASQYAEDVNQVVNVGEQAVSEVANTMEAITGASERITDIIGVLDNLAFQTNILAVNAAVEAAHAGEQGKSFAVVASEVRSLAQRSAASAKDIAALIDNTLSSIRAGDQQVAHTNRSMNNILVKVQDVTHLMNDISLATKEQSQGLQQINDAVNRIDELTHQNTALASQSNSATGHLQQQIASMAQAVSVFGASK, encoded by the coding sequence ATGCGTAAAAATTATCCAGTCAGTCAACGTCAGTATCCGCTGGATGCCAGGATCAAACTGATGTCGGTGACCACACCTGATAGCCACATTACCTACGCCAACGCCGATTTCATCAAAGTCAGCGGCTACGAGCCGGAAGAACTGATGAATCAGCCGCATAATATTATCCGCCATCCTGATATGCCACCTTCCGCCTTCGCGGATATGTGGAATACCCTAAAAGCCGGAAAAATCTGGACCGGTGTGGTCAAGAACCGCCGCAAGAACGGCGATCACTACTGGGTACGCTCCAGCACCACCCCCCTGAAGCGGGACGGCAAGCTGATGGGCTACATGTCGGTACGCACCGCGGCGACGGCGGAGGAGATCAGCCAGGCCGAAGCGCTCTACGCCCAGGTGAATCAGGGCATATTGAAAAACCGCGCCTTCCACCACGGCCTGCTGGTTTACACCGGCCCGCTGAAATGGCTGAGCCTGTTCAAAACCATGCCGCTGCGCTGGCGCATCCGCAGCTACTTTGGGCTGCTGGGGTTGCTGCCGCTGGCCGTCGCGTTCGCCTTGTTGCCTAAAACGGCGCTGGTCTGGGGGCTGTTTGCGGCACTGATCGCCTTCGCCTGCCTGTTTTGCGAACTGCTGGTGCAACACGTCGCCAGGCCGGTGGAACAGATTCTCGAACAGGCGATGCGATCGGCGGCCGGTCAGGCCAATAGCCTGACGCAACTCAATCGCGCCGACGAAATCGGTATGCTGATGCGCGCCGTCAATCAATCCGGCATGAACTTCCGCACCTTTGTCGATGACGTCAACAGCAACCTACAGGAGCTGAAAACCGCCTGTAGTGAAATCGCGCAGGGCAACCACATTCTGGCGGAGTGTTGCGAGAAGACCGAAGAGAGCCTGCAGCAAACCGCCGCGTCGGTGGAACAACTGACCGCCACCATCAAGAGTAACGCCGACGCCTCGCTGCGCGCATCGCAATACGCGGAAGACGTCAATCAGGTGGTTAATGTGGGCGAGCAGGCCGTCTCGGAGGTCGCCAATACCATGGAAGCGATCACCGGCGCCAGCGAACGTATCACCGACATCATCGGCGTACTGGATAACCTGGCGTTCCAGACCAATATTCTGGCGGTCAACGCCGCAGTGGAAGCCGCCCATGCCGGGGAACAGGGCAAAAGCTTCGCGGTGGTGGCCAGCGAAGTACGCTCGCTGGCGCAGCGCAGCGCCGCTTCCGCCAAAGACATCGCCGCGCTCATCGACAACACCTTGTCCAGCATCCGCGCCGGCGACCAGCAGGTTGCGCATACCAACCGCTCGATGAACAACATTCTGGTCAAAGTGCAGGACGTCACCCATCTGATGAACGATATCAGCCTGGCGACCAAGGAGCAGTCGCAGGGATTGCAGCAGATCAACGACGCGGTCAACCGTATTGATGAACTGACCCATCAGAATACGGCGCTGGCCAGCCAGTCCAACTCCGCTACCGGCCACCTGCAACAGCAGATCGCCAGCATGGCGCAGGCGGTGTCCGTATTCGGCGCGTCAAAATAA